The following proteins are co-located in the Nocardia bhagyanarayanae genome:
- a CDS encoding EF-hand domain-containing protein, which yields MSEQSVDTFELWDRDGDGLVSVQDIADGIHALGLEVDTDAIERLVAAADTNGDFLVSKAEFDAALVTGRLEVTDAEAAFRVFDTNGDGRISVEEIESLIRHVGTGLIDVSAADLLAAADRDADGYLSPAEFRALLDELAR from the coding sequence ATGAGTGAACAATCGGTCGACACGTTCGAGCTGTGGGACCGCGACGGTGACGGACTCGTCTCCGTCCAGGATATCGCCGACGGAATCCACGCGCTCGGGCTGGAAGTCGACACCGACGCGATCGAGCGCCTCGTCGCCGCGGCGGACACCAACGGCGACTTCCTCGTCTCCAAGGCCGAATTCGACGCGGCACTGGTGACCGGACGCCTCGAGGTGACCGACGCCGAAGCCGCATTCCGCGTCTTCGACACCAACGGCGACGGGCGGATCTCGGTCGAGGAAATCGAATCCCTCATCCGCCACGTCGGCACCGGGCTCATCGACGTCTCCGCGGCCGACCTGCTCGCCGCCGCCGACCGAGACGCGGACGGCTATCTCTCTCCGGCCGAATTCCGGGCTCTGCTGGACGAGCTCGCGCGCTGA
- a CDS encoding Ig-like domain repeat protein gives MHAFDPNDYRKRVLAAVERRGGIDQSDPFELYDIPLDEAETLSDAEVSARVSEVWGFWQRQRDHPKYRVLVGLLVENHDQLSYLLLDASARRAEAIRIRHEREQRDAERYEMLDTAISRLVQRHGGVPAAKVPGLEEIGAMGGLSATEVAARLRRHRIIQDAPQSTAPAVTSTLTDQRRQQIRGLLAEWGRLVDGPPAPTLLGLLGLDPSRATHTGEIRLRADALRARSRELPPGRMRVVLDELLIHVQDLLEPGGSVVAEYVASIVEDVTAELRPKVRAAVLVEDELVGEDYEFLLDEAIALGMDPHAAGRLLEDLAVELGSRAVGSARPTPAPFPSSTGRAATPAAPAPPRRQWEEPLKAARAALRGGRPQEAARHIAEARGLDPHNEGTTPIRSVSDDVERVLADAARHWRVALAARAAARYVEALEHLRQLRRVAADVPPPTGSIAGLDELLAEAERAVAEADRLVAAAAAGPSAERSRTLRAAQAACVDHPGASEALAATPVPAPGRVTATRMANGSVQVVWSPAPADDVAYRVTRLQPDGSWRVVGRTRGTELEDGGAPPGEVPVYAVAAATSGSYSEAIRSDAAPEPRRSPTASMDLPGRAAQPLPAAEPASADRSAGSADSASAMPPGPVVQPAAAGQSAPVDSHDEATVPAAPPGTTMPQGSVVRPVSASGPAPADESGQAAHAVPAARSGSIDRHARNDSGPEVLPDSSGPSRQAVPHDAVDRSGSVTEQEAAVRQDADGLPGSVVEPGAVADSGSVPRPGSTAQREPSPDSAAPSGAQSGSFGGVPGESAGFRAGAATGSGVDPTAAVVPDDPMPSGIPVVTDLGERAGLLTFMWPTGVTEVMVVARPDRAPVAPDEPEARAWKVTNMRYEIDGGVRVPPDLPRPCHIAVASCRREPNGKLTVAAGFAPGARIHWTHA, from the coding sequence ATGCACGCTTTCGACCCCAACGATTACCGCAAGCGGGTGCTCGCCGCGGTCGAGCGCCGCGGCGGCATCGACCAGTCGGACCCGTTCGAGCTCTACGACATTCCGCTCGACGAGGCCGAGACGCTCAGCGACGCCGAGGTTTCCGCTCGGGTGAGCGAGGTGTGGGGCTTCTGGCAGCGCCAGCGTGATCATCCGAAGTACCGCGTGCTGGTCGGGTTGCTGGTGGAGAACCACGATCAACTGTCCTATCTGCTGCTCGACGCGTCAGCGCGGCGGGCCGAAGCGATCCGGATCCGGCACGAGCGCGAACAGCGCGACGCCGAACGCTACGAGATGCTGGACACCGCGATCTCCCGGCTGGTGCAGCGCCACGGCGGGGTGCCCGCCGCGAAAGTGCCCGGGCTGGAGGAGATCGGTGCGATGGGCGGGCTGTCCGCCACCGAGGTCGCCGCCCGTTTGCGCCGTCACCGCATCATCCAGGACGCGCCACAGTCCACCGCGCCCGCGGTCACCAGCACGCTCACCGACCAACGGCGCCAACAGATTCGCGGGCTGCTCGCCGAATGGGGGCGGCTGGTGGACGGTCCGCCCGCGCCGACGCTGCTCGGGCTGCTCGGGCTGGATCCCAGCCGCGCCACCCACACCGGCGAGATCCGGTTGCGCGCCGACGCGTTGCGCGCCCGGTCGCGCGAGCTGCCGCCGGGGCGGATGCGTGTCGTGCTCGACGAACTGCTCATCCACGTGCAGGACCTGTTGGAGCCCGGTGGGTCCGTGGTGGCCGAGTACGTCGCCTCGATCGTCGAGGACGTCACCGCGGAGCTGCGGCCCAAGGTGCGGGCCGCCGTGCTGGTCGAGGACGAGCTGGTGGGGGAGGACTACGAGTTCCTGCTCGACGAGGCGATCGCGCTCGGCATGGACCCGCACGCCGCGGGACGGCTGCTCGAAGATCTGGCCGTCGAATTGGGTTCGCGCGCTGTCGGATCCGCGCGGCCGACGCCCGCGCCTTTTCCTTCGAGCACGGGCCGGGCCGCGACACCCGCCGCACCCGCTCCGCCGCGGCGGCAGTGGGAGGAGCCGCTCAAGGCCGCGCGGGCGGCGCTGCGCGGCGGCCGCCCCCAGGAGGCCGCGCGCCACATCGCCGAGGCGAGGGGCCTCGATCCGCACAACGAGGGCACCACACCGATCCGCTCGGTGTCCGACGACGTGGAACGAGTGCTCGCCGACGCGGCCCGGCACTGGCGCGTCGCCCTCGCGGCCCGAGCGGCCGCACGTTACGTGGAGGCGCTCGAACACCTCCGCCAGCTGCGACGCGTCGCCGCCGACGTGCCGCCGCCCACCGGCTCCATCGCGGGCTTGGACGAACTGCTCGCCGAGGCGGAACGCGCCGTCGCCGAAGCCGACCGCTTGGTCGCCGCCGCGGCCGCGGGACCGTCCGCCGAACGCTCCCGCACACTGCGCGCCGCCCAAGCCGCCTGCGTCGACCACCCCGGCGCGAGCGAGGCGCTGGCCGCCACCCCCGTCCCCGCCCCCGGCCGCGTGACGGCCACCCGCATGGCGAACGGCTCCGTGCAGGTGGTCTGGTCGCCCGCCCCGGCCGACGATGTGGCCTACCGCGTCACCCGCCTCCAGCCGGACGGCTCCTGGCGCGTGGTCGGCCGCACCCGAGGCACCGAACTCGAAGACGGAGGCGCTCCGCCCGGCGAAGTGCCGGTGTACGCCGTCGCCGCCGCTACGTCGGGGAGTTACTCCGAAGCCATACGCTCGGACGCCGCACCCGAGCCGCGGCGATCGCCGACCGCCTCGATGGACTTGCCCGGCCGAGCCGCTCAACCGCTTCCGGCGGCTGAGCCCGCCTCGGCGGACCGTTCGGCCGGCTCAGCCGATTCCGCATCCGCCATGCCGCCGGGTCCGGTCGTCCAACCGGCCGCAGCCGGCCAGTCCGCGCCGGTGGACAGTCACGACGAGGCCACGGTTCCGGCGGCTCCTCCTGGGACGACGATGCCGCAGGGTTCGGTGGTTCGACCGGTATCGGCGAGCGGGCCTGCCCCAGCGGATGAGTCCGGCCAGGCCGCCCATGCGGTTCCGGCGGCTCGGTCCGGCTCTATCGATCGGCATGCGAGGAACGATTCCGGCCCGGAGGTGCTGCCCGATTCGTCAGGCCCGTCTCGACAGGCCGTGCCGCACGACGCGGTCGATCGGTCCGGCTCGGTGACAGAACAGGAAGCAGCGGTTCGGCAGGATGCGGACGGTCTACCCGGCTCGGTGGTCGAGCCGGGTGCGGTAGCCGACTCTGGCAGCGTTCCCCGGCCGGGTTCGACTGCCCAGCGGGAACCGTCGCCGGATTCCGCTGCGCCCAGTGGCGCCCAGTCGGGGAGCTTCGGCGGGGTACCCGGCGAGTCGGCCGGGTTCCGGGCGGGGGCTGCGACCGGTTCCGGTGTCGACCCCACCGCGGCTGTCGTGCCGGACGATCCGATGCCGAGCGGCATCCCGGTGGTCACGGATCTGGGGGAGCGGGCGGGTCTGTTGACCTTCATGTGGCCCACCGGAGTTACCGAAGTGATGGTGGTGGCGCGCCCCGACCGCGCTCCTGTCGCACCGGACGAGCCGGAAGCACGCGCATGGAAGGTCACCAACATGCGGTACGAGATCGACGGTGGCGTCCGGGTCCCGCCGGACCTCCCGCGCCCCTGCCACATCGCCGTGGCATCGTGCCGCCGCGAACCCAACGGCAAACTCACCGTGGCGGCGGGCTTCGCGCCGGGCGCGCGGATCCACTGGACGCACGCGTAG
- the npt gene encoding 4'-phosphopantetheinyl transferase Npt, with protein sequence MIENILPNGVASAELLAYPEDLKPHPAEEHLIAQSVEKRRRDFIGARHCARLCLEELGEPPVAIGKGERGMPVFPRGITGSLTHCDGYRAAALAHKMRFRSIGIDAEPHGALPDGVLESVSLPAERDWLRDTGSRLHLDRLLFCAKEATYKAWFPLTTRWLGFEEAHITFTVEENADGTGSGTFHSRLLVPGQTNDGGLPLTSFDGRWLIADGLILTAIAHG encoded by the coding sequence ATGATCGAGAACATTCTGCCCAATGGCGTCGCCTCGGCCGAGCTGTTGGCGTACCCGGAGGATCTGAAGCCGCATCCGGCCGAGGAGCATCTCATCGCGCAGTCGGTGGAGAAGCGGCGTCGCGATTTCATCGGCGCCCGCCACTGCGCGCGGCTGTGCTTGGAGGAGCTCGGTGAGCCGCCGGTCGCCATCGGCAAGGGCGAGCGCGGTATGCCGGTGTTCCCGCGCGGCATCACGGGCAGCCTCACACACTGCGACGGCTATCGCGCCGCGGCGCTGGCGCACAAGATGCGCTTCCGCTCGATCGGCATCGACGCCGAGCCGCACGGCGCGCTGCCGGACGGCGTGCTCGAGTCGGTGAGCCTGCCCGCCGAGCGAGACTGGTTGCGCGACACCGGTTCTCGTCTGCACCTGGATCGGCTGCTGTTCTGCGCCAAGGAGGCCACCTACAAGGCGTGGTTCCCGCTGACCACCCGCTGGCTCGGCTTCGAGGAGGCGCACATCACCTTCACCGTCGAGGAGAACGCCGACGGCACCGGTTCGGGCACCTTCCACAGCCGGCTGCTGGTGCCGGGCCAGACCAACGACGGCGGGCTGCCGCTCACCTCGTTCGACGGACGCTGGCTGATCGCCGACGGGCTGATCCTGACCGCGATCGCGCACGGCTGA
- a CDS encoding DUF4345 domain-containing protein → MAKLLRILAMTMGVACVAIGFLHMALGIDSVPDMGSSGVTADSQSRFFGAIFVGYGVAWIWAARRTPIPAPAVRWLAGIFLLGAVGRVLSVAVYGWPHWFQIVLTVIEFVLPPVYFWLADADEKRVAGERIAVP, encoded by the coding sequence ATGGCGAAACTGCTGAGGATTCTGGCGATGACGATGGGCGTCGCGTGCGTCGCGATCGGCTTCCTGCATATGGCGCTCGGCATCGACTCGGTGCCCGACATGGGCTCCTCCGGCGTCACCGCCGACAGCCAGAGCCGCTTCTTCGGCGCCATCTTCGTCGGGTACGGCGTGGCGTGGATCTGGGCCGCGCGCCGCACGCCGATTCCGGCGCCTGCGGTGCGCTGGCTGGCGGGCATCTTCCTGCTCGGCGCGGTCGGGCGGGTGTTGTCTGTCGCCGTGTACGGGTGGCCGCACTGGTTCCAGATCGTGCTCACCGTCATCGAATTCGTCCTCCCGCCGGTGTATTTCTGGCTGGCCGATGCCGACGAGAAGCGGGTCGCGGGCGAGCGGATCGCCGTGCCCTAG
- the truB gene encoding tRNA pseudouridine(55) synthase TruB: MTEPTTHAQRPDVLGGLLIVDKDGGWTSHDVVAKCRKLLRTKKVGHAGTLDPMATGVLVLGVERATKLLGLLTLTTKAYTATIRLGQSTTTDDAEGETLATVPALHLTDADIAARIAELTGDIEQVPATVSAIKVNGERAYARHRAGEEVRLTARPVTVSRFDVLARHDVSDGFVDLDVVVECSSGTYVRALARDLGAALGVGGHLTALRRTRVGPFTLEHARTLDQLAEDSTLNLGIDEAVRIAFPHRTIDDREAESLRDGRWLDPIGIAGVHAALTADGTAIALLEEKGKRSSPVFVIRPRGLVD, from the coding sequence ATGACCGAACCGACCACCCACGCGCAGCGCCCCGACGTGCTCGGCGGCCTGCTGATCGTCGACAAGGACGGCGGCTGGACCAGTCACGACGTGGTGGCCAAGTGCCGGAAGCTGTTGCGCACCAAGAAGGTCGGGCACGCGGGCACGCTCGACCCGATGGCGACCGGCGTGCTGGTGCTCGGCGTCGAACGGGCCACCAAGCTGCTCGGCCTGCTGACGCTCACCACGAAGGCCTACACCGCCACCATCCGGCTCGGCCAGTCCACCACCACCGACGACGCCGAGGGCGAGACCCTGGCGACCGTCCCCGCGCTACACCTCACCGACGCCGACATCGCCGCCCGAATCGCGGAACTGACCGGTGACATCGAACAGGTGCCCGCCACCGTGAGCGCCATCAAGGTGAACGGCGAACGCGCCTACGCCCGCCACCGCGCGGGCGAGGAAGTGCGCCTCACCGCCCGCCCGGTGACCGTGTCGCGCTTCGATGTGCTCGCCCGGCACGATGTTTCGGACGGCTTCGTCGATCTCGACGTCGTGGTGGAGTGTTCCTCCGGCACCTACGTACGGGCGCTGGCCCGCGATCTCGGGGCGGCGCTGGGCGTCGGCGGTCACCTGACCGCGTTGCGCCGCACCAGGGTCGGCCCCTTCACGCTGGAACACGCGAGAACGCTGGATCAGCTCGCCGAGGACTCCACGCTGAATCTCGGTATCGATGAGGCGGTCCGAATCGCTTTCCCGCACCGGACGATCGACGACCGCGAAGCCGAATCCCTGCGCGACGGACGGTGGTTGGATCCGATCGGTATCGCGGGCGTGCACGCCGCGCTGACCGCCGACGGCACCGCCATCGCGCTGCTCGAGGAGAAGGGCAAGCGCTCCTCTCCGGTCTTCGTCATCCGCCCGCGCGGACTCGTGGACTGA
- a CDS encoding metal-dependent transcriptional regulator produces the protein MAPELTSVAQDYLKVIWTAQEWSQEKVSTKLLAERIGVSASTVSEAVRKLADQGLVEHARYGSITLTEHGRRAAVAMVRRHRLIETFLVNELGYGWDEVHDEAEVLEHAVSELLMARIDAKLGYPDRDPHGDPIPSVDGAVPTPPARQLSDFEAGQAGRVARISDSDPDMLRYFDSVGIALDTAIAVVERRDFAGTIAIRIGDGDATTDLGRPAAEAIWLTT, from the coding sequence CTGGCGCCGGAGCTGACCTCGGTCGCCCAGGACTACCTGAAGGTCATCTGGACCGCACAGGAATGGTCGCAGGAGAAGGTCTCGACGAAGTTGCTCGCCGAGCGCATCGGCGTCTCGGCCTCCACCGTCTCCGAAGCCGTGCGCAAACTCGCCGACCAAGGCCTGGTCGAGCACGCCCGCTACGGATCGATCACCCTCACCGAGCACGGTCGCCGCGCCGCGGTCGCCATGGTGCGCAGGCACCGGCTGATCGAGACGTTCCTGGTCAACGAGCTCGGCTACGGCTGGGACGAGGTGCACGACGAGGCCGAGGTGCTCGAGCACGCGGTCTCCGAGCTGCTCATGGCACGCATCGACGCCAAGCTCGGCTATCCGGACCGCGACCCGCACGGCGACCCCATCCCGTCGGTGGACGGCGCGGTGCCGACGCCGCCCGCGCGCCAGCTCAGCGATTTCGAGGCGGGCCAGGCCGGGCGCGTCGCCCGCATCTCCGATTCCGACCCGGACATGCTGCGCTACTTCGACTCCGTCGGCATCGCGCTGGACACCGCCATCGCCGTCGTGGAACGCCGCGATTTCGCGGGCACCATCGCCATCCGCATCGGCGACGGCGACGCCACCACCGACCTCGGCCGCCCCGCGGCGGAAGCCATCTGGCTCACTACCTGA
- a CDS encoding metallophosphoesterase family protein, with the protein MIPKLMAVSDVHVGHQGNRPIVEQIQPDSPEDWLIVAGDVGEKTDDIRWALELLRQRFAKVIWVPGNHELWTTAKDPVQMHGVARYEYLVSICRDLDVVTPEDPFPVWRGAGAEAHGGAVTLAPMFLLYDYSFLPEGATTKAEGLAIARERNVVATDEFLLSSEPYLTRDAWCHARVQVTKRKLDALPPETPLVLINHFPLVRQPTDVLFYPEFALWCGTDLTADWHTSYNVVCSVYGHLHIPRTSYYDGVRFEEVSLGYPREWQRRGLPDKLLRQILPAPEYPPGTLNKWGGHFKVTPEMEAAAAEMRSRAQRRRGV; encoded by the coding sequence GTGATACCCAAGTTGATGGCGGTGAGCGACGTACACGTCGGGCATCAGGGGAATCGGCCGATCGTGGAGCAGATCCAGCCGGACTCGCCGGAGGACTGGCTGATCGTCGCCGGTGACGTGGGGGAGAAGACCGACGACATCCGGTGGGCGCTGGAACTGCTGCGCCAGCGGTTCGCCAAGGTGATCTGGGTGCCCGGCAACCACGAGCTGTGGACCACGGCGAAGGATCCCGTGCAGATGCACGGCGTCGCGCGCTACGAGTACCTGGTGTCGATCTGCCGCGACCTGGACGTCGTCACGCCCGAGGATCCGTTCCCGGTGTGGCGCGGCGCGGGCGCCGAGGCACACGGCGGCGCGGTGACGCTGGCCCCGATGTTCCTGCTCTACGACTACTCGTTCCTCCCCGAGGGCGCGACGACCAAGGCCGAGGGCCTGGCCATCGCCCGCGAGCGCAACGTGGTCGCCACCGACGAGTTCCTGCTGTCCTCGGAGCCTTATCTGACCAGGGACGCCTGGTGTCACGCCCGGGTGCAGGTCACCAAGCGCAAGCTGGACGCCCTCCCGCCGGAGACGCCGCTGGTGCTGATCAACCACTTCCCGCTGGTCCGCCAGCCCACCGACGTCCTGTTCTACCCGGAGTTCGCGCTGTGGTGCGGCACCGACCTGACCGCCGACTGGCACACCAGCTACAACGTGGTGTGCTCGGTGTACGGGCACCTGCACATTCCGCGCACCTCCTATTACGACGGCGTCCGCTTCGAAGAGGTCTCGCTCGGCTACCCGCGCGAATGGCAGCGCCGCGGCCTGCCCGACAAGCTGCTGCGCCAGATCCTGCCCGCACCGGAGTATCCGCCGGGCACGCTGAACAAGTGGGGCGGGCACTTCAAGGTCACCCCCGAGATGGAGGCGGCCGCCGCCGAGATGCGCAGCCGCGCCCAGCGCAGGCGCGGCGTCTGA
- a CDS encoding FAD/NAD(P)-binding protein: MHIGIIGAGAAAVALLDALAAADDKPSGITVFDSAPAPWRGRPYQPDLDAVRVNAPPPIMSARAGDPGHYQRWLAGRDVAGYLDEGLGQPLVPRAVYGEYLEDTAREAIELLGRAGCPVRVVRSAVTGFSRAERAVLHTAGGDRVPVDRAVLAVGGGGPRDHYGLTGAPGYVNEPYPLASTLAELPADRHVAVIGSGLTAVDIAVALAANGHTGPISLLSRSGRLPFVQQRPVRLDPVHLTPAAVREQARHGELRFAQLVSLMRDELRSLGQDFDTLAAEITGDEDPIVGLRRQLDAVDAPHLGRRLLAMVIRTVGPTAWPLLAERDREMLRASHFRTINSLSSPMVPHNARIVLRLLDSGQLRLCAGVTKIEANSGGGFTVRDGRSWTADTVFNAVNPPAYTTPRETQSLISALLATGAAETHPAGGLRAEPGSRRLMVGGTPDPSWHVLGNLAADSMFIATNPPGLAAEAAGLARALLGG, translated from the coding sequence ATGCACATCGGAATCATCGGAGCGGGCGCGGCCGCCGTCGCGCTGCTCGACGCGCTCGCCGCCGCCGACGACAAACCCAGTGGTATCACCGTGTTCGACAGCGCGCCCGCGCCGTGGCGGGGTCGGCCGTACCAGCCGGATCTCGACGCGGTTCGCGTGAACGCGCCGCCGCCGATCATGTCGGCGCGGGCGGGCGATCCTGGGCACTACCAGCGCTGGCTGGCGGGGCGCGATGTGGCGGGCTACCTCGACGAAGGGCTGGGTCAGCCGCTCGTCCCCCGCGCGGTCTACGGCGAGTACCTCGAAGACACCGCTCGCGAGGCAATCGAACTCCTCGGCCGGGCGGGCTGCCCGGTTCGTGTCGTGCGATCGGCCGTCACCGGATTCTCCCGTGCCGAACGCGCCGTGCTGCACACCGCGGGCGGCGACCGCGTCCCGGTGGACCGTGCTGTCCTGGCGGTCGGCGGCGGAGGTCCGCGTGACCACTACGGGCTCACCGGCGCGCCCGGTTACGTGAACGAGCCCTACCCGCTCGCCAGCACATTGGCCGAACTTCCCGCAGACCGGCACGTCGCCGTGATCGGTAGCGGACTGACCGCCGTGGACATCGCCGTCGCCCTGGCCGCCAACGGGCATACCGGACCGATCAGTCTGCTTTCGCGCAGCGGTCGTCTCCCGTTCGTTCAACAGCGCCCGGTCCGGCTGGACCCGGTGCACCTGACACCCGCGGCGGTGCGCGAGCAGGCGAGACACGGCGAACTCCGCTTCGCCCAGCTGGTTTCGCTCATGCGGGACGAACTTCGCTCGCTGGGACAGGATTTCGACACCCTGGCCGCCGAGATCACCGGCGACGAGGATCCGATCGTAGGGCTGCGCCGCCAACTGGACGCCGTCGACGCACCGCACCTCGGGCGACGTCTACTGGCCATGGTCATCCGCACCGTGGGACCGACCGCCTGGCCGCTGCTGGCGGAGCGTGATCGAGAGATGCTGCGCGCCAGCCATTTCCGCACGATCAACAGCCTGAGCTCGCCGATGGTCCCGCACAACGCCCGTATCGTGCTGCGCCTGCTGGATTCCGGTCAACTGCGGTTGTGCGCGGGCGTCACCAAGATCGAGGCGAACTCCGGCGGCGGTTTCACCGTGCGCGACGGGCGAAGCTGGACTGCGGACACCGTGTTCAACGCGGTCAACCCGCCCGCCTACACGACACCTAGGGAAACCCAATCGCTGATCAGCGCGTTGCTCGCGACGGGCGCGGCCGAAACGCATCCGGCGGGCGGTCTGCGCGCCGAACCCGGTTCCCGTCGCCTGATGGTCGGCGGCACACCGGATCCGAGCTGGCACGTACTCGGCAATCTCGCGGCCGACTCGATGTTCATCGCCACGAATCCACCGGGGCTGGCGGCCGAGGCGGCGGGACTGGCCCGGGCACTGCTCGGCGGTTGA
- a CDS encoding VOC family protein, producing the protein MKTTVHAITLGVDDLDRSLRFYREGLGLSSPGVIGTEYVGDENTPGGRVVMFSLGNGLILSVYAREDLAKDAGVAPERVGGSAVSLGYFVDSRDEVERVLERAREAGGSVVREPLERPWGIYAGYFADPDGHLWEVVYFLDGNRPV; encoded by the coding sequence ATGAAAACCACCGTCCACGCCATCACGCTCGGTGTCGACGACCTCGACCGCTCGCTGCGCTTCTACCGCGAAGGTCTCGGACTCTCCTCGCCCGGGGTCATCGGCACCGAATACGTCGGCGACGAGAACACCCCCGGCGGGCGGGTGGTCATGTTCTCCCTCGGCAACGGCCTCATCCTCTCGGTCTACGCGCGCGAGGATCTGGCCAAGGACGCGGGCGTCGCACCCGAGCGCGTCGGCGGGTCGGCCGTGAGCCTCGGGTATTTCGTCGACAGCAGGGATGAGGTGGAGCGGGTTCTCGAACGTGCGCGCGAGGCGGGCGGCAGCGTCGTCCGGGAGCCGCTCGAACGCCCGTGGGGCATCTACGCCGGATACTTCGCGGATCCCGACGGGCACCTGTGGGAGGTCGTCTACTTCCTGGACGGCAACCGGCCCGTCTGA
- a CDS encoding LuxR C-terminal-related transcriptional regulator: MTGTPALDALLASIAAAPDAHALFADTSARLRRITPFDATVWVATDPVNGLTTAPVRVENLHEGGCGTYWESELFAEHVNLFRDLAVAKVPVAGLREVTGDKPALSPLYRGFMRPRGFDDELRAVFRVDGQPWGQLSLFRERGRPPFRAADIALVQVLCTPMAQRLRAFALPAVPPQSATTAPGLLLFGAGGELLSLNDEARDLLAEMPPGPAAPTPLGIDLPLPIWILNTAGRARLTGAASRIRVRTTAGRWLVCHASCLRDAEGRASTTALVIEPAKPAEVAELIVAAYELTPRELEVTELVARGLATADIAARLFLSPHTVRDHLKSIFDKVGVTSRGELVAKLFTEHREPLAAPATVRALDAAS, from the coding sequence ATGACCGGTACGCCCGCCCTCGACGCGCTGCTCGCGAGCATCGCCGCCGCGCCCGACGCGCACGCGCTGTTCGCCGACACGTCGGCTCGCCTGCGGCGGATCACGCCGTTCGACGCCACCGTGTGGGTGGCGACCGATCCGGTCAACGGCCTCACCACCGCACCCGTCCGGGTGGAGAACCTGCACGAGGGCGGCTGCGGAACTTATTGGGAATCGGAGCTTTTCGCCGAACACGTGAATCTGTTCCGGGATCTGGCGGTGGCGAAGGTCCCGGTCGCCGGGCTGCGGGAGGTGACGGGCGACAAGCCGGCACTGAGCCCGCTGTACCGCGGTTTCATGCGCCCGCGCGGGTTCGACGACGAACTGCGTGCGGTATTCCGGGTGGACGGGCAGCCGTGGGGACAGCTGAGTCTGTTCCGTGAGCGCGGACGGCCGCCGTTCCGCGCCGCGGACATCGCGCTGGTCCAGGTGCTCTGCACACCGATGGCGCAGCGGCTGCGTGCCTTCGCGCTTCCGGCCGTGCCGCCACAGTCCGCAACTACCGCCCCCGGCCTGCTGCTGTTCGGCGCGGGCGGTGAACTGCTGTCGCTCAACGACGAGGCCCGCGACCTGCTCGCCGAGATGCCGCCCGGTCCCGCCGCGCCGACGCCGCTGGGCATCGATCTGCCGCTGCCCATCTGGATCCTGAACACGGCGGGCCGCGCCAGGCTGACCGGCGCGGCGTCACGGATCCGGGTCCGCACGACCGCCGGGCGCTGGCTGGTGTGCCACGCGAGCTGCCTGCGCGACGCCGAAGGTCGCGCCAGCACAACGGCTCTCGTGATCGAACCCGCGAAGCCCGCCGAAGTGGCCGAACTGATCGTCGCGGCCTACGAGCTCACGCCGAGGGAACTCGAAGTGACCGAACTCGTCGCTCGCGGTCTCGCGACCGCCGACATCGCCGCCCGCCTCTTCCTCTCCCCGCACACCGTGCGCGACCACCTCAAGTCGATCTTCGACAAGGTCGGCGTCACCAGCCGCGGCGAACTGGTCGCCAAACTCTTCACCGAACACCGCGAACCCCTCGCCGCCCCCGCCACCGTGCGCGCCCTCGACGCGGCGAGCTAG